The following DNA comes from Streptomyces sp. NBC_00690.
CGCACTGATCGCGGCAGGCGGCCCCTGCGGAGTGCCGACGGGGAACCCCGCCCCGGCATCGGCCCGGAACACCGCATTCACCATGAACGAGGCACCGAAGACGCCCAGGAGGCGCGGTACCCAACGCGCCGCCTGACCGGCGTCCAGGGTCTGCCGCACACCGAGCGCGGCAGCGGCGATCAACAGACCGGTGAGGACGAACGAGGCCGTCTGCACCCAACCGAGATCGCCGAGGCTGAGCTGACTGAAGGCGTTCCGGCTGAAGTCGAAGCCCTCTCGGGTGAGCCCCTGGACGACCCCGAGCCCGAGGAACAGCGGGCCGGCGGACGCGCCGATGGCCAGGAGCCTGCGCGCCGCCGACGGCGACCGATCCCGATTGCCCGTAGGGGCGTTCAGAACAGGGGCGTTGATCGTGTGGGTCATGGGGTGCCTCCCTCGTACGCGGCGCCTCGCTGGGGCATGGGCATCGCGGTGGTCTTGCGGGTTTGACCGCGGAGGAAGGCAAAGGTCATCGATCGAGGGGCAGTGATGTGGGTCACAGGAGTCGCCACGGTTGGTCCCGTGACCCATGCGGCATGCACCCGCCCGTGGCCGCTTGCCCCGGAGGCACCCACGGGCGATCGAGGACGGCACGGTCGCAGGCGGGAGACAGGTCACCGGCCCGAACGGTTCACCGGTCCGCGCCGGACACCGCAGGCGTCGGGGGCGTCTGGGGCGTAGAGACCATGCGGAGTACGAGATCGGCATAGAGCTCCCCGACCTCCTCCGGGGTGCGGCGCCCCTTGGAGTTGAACCACCGGGCCACATCGATGCAGAGCGAGAGCACGGCGAGCGTGGTTCCGGGAACATCGGGCACATCGAACTCGCCGGATTCCACCCCGTCCCGCAGGATGCCGCGGATGACGGCATCACTGCGCCGCCGCAGCTCAACGATCTCCGTACGGTGCTCGGGCGAGAGCGCTTCGAGTTCGTACTGCACCACGCGGGCGGTGTCATGACGACCGGCGTGCCAGCGCACGAACGAACTGACGGCGTCCGCCAGCCGCTCCGGGGGTGTCCCCTCGCGCTCGCCCGCGGTGGCCAGTACCGCCAGGGCCCGGACGTGCCCGATCCGACTGATGCGGTGGAGCAGTTCTTCCTTCGTCTTGTAGTGGATGTAGAGCGCCGCGGGGCTCATCCCGGCCCGGCTCGCGATGTCCCGCGTCGTCGTGGCGTGGTAGCCGCGTTCGGCGAAGGCTTCCACCGCGGCGATGAGGAGCTTCCTCGCCGCCTCGGGCGAAACCTCTCCCCACGGCACGTCGTCGCAGGTCATCTCCTCGGCCGCAGTCATCGCGCGCCCCTTCCTATCCACTGGAGGAAACCATACCCGCACCCATGAGCAAGCGCTTAGAGACGGACTGGGGGCCGAGCAGACAGCGCTGCCGATCGAGTCCGCCCGCGGTGAACGGCACGCACCGGGCCGACGACACCTGAAGGCGACCTGGCGATCCCGCCCCGCGCGCCCGCCGGGGCAGCCCCTGGTCGGCGACGGCTGGGTCCGGCCCGGCAGGCCCTACGATGTGGCGCATGGCCCGACCGCACAAGCCCCTCCTGAGCCGAGAACGCATCGTCGAGACGGCGGGTTCACTCGTCGACGCGGAGGGCGTGGAGGCGGTCTCCACCCGGCGGTTGGCGGCGGAGCTGGGCGTGAGCGGCCCCTCGCTGTACCACCACTTCCGCACCAAGGACGAAATCCTGGAGGCGGTCGCGGACTCGGTCCAGGCCGAGGTCGACCTCTCGATGTTCGACGAACGGGCGACCGCGCACCCCGGCGACTGGAGCTGGGACACCGCGCTGCACGCCTGGGGGGTCGCCTACCGCGCGACCCTCACCGCCCATCCCCATATCGTCCCGGTGCTCGCCAAGGGGCCGGGCCGTCGACCCGCAGGACTCCGGGTGGCCGACGCGGTCTTCGGGGCGATGGTGCGGGCAGGCTGGCCACCGGCGCAGGCGACCTCCATCGGCGCGCTGATGCGGTACTTCATCACCGGCTCGGCCCTCGGCTCCTTCGCCTTGGGCTTCGTCGACGACCAGGCGGCGTACGACCCGGCCGACTACCCGCACCTGGGGCAGGCGCACCTGCTCGCGGAACGGCAGGAGCAGGTCGACGAGCGGGCGTTCGAGACGGGTCTGCGGGCGATCATCGACGGGCTGAGGGTTCAGTTCGAGGCCACCGCATCCCCGCGCATGTGACACCCATTTCACCTTGGTGCTCCGGTAAATACAACGTTCTTTCATTTATGGATACGGCCGCGAATCCCACCCGTCGCGGCCTCCAACCAAAACCGCACCGGACCGTCTGAACGCCTAGGCAACCGAGCACATCGGCATCGATTGACGTAGTGCGGTAAATGGCTAGAACTCCACCGGTTCCCTCTGTCGATGCCGTCCGACGAAGGGTTGTGAAATCGTCACTGCAATCACACTCGCTCCCTGACGACGAGTGGCAGCACCCTCGAAATCAAGCCGCGGCGCACGTGCACGGCCATGGAAGTTGGCCGGGCCAACAGGGCCGGCAATTCACATAAACGCAGACCGGGAACGAAAGGGTCTTGCGAAAGTCCCCGATCGGAACCGTACGACCGTCCATTCTCTGCCATGCATACCGGCCAGCACTCACCTCCGCACCGACCAGCGGTGCGATCGGAGGGACGGCAGCAACAGGGAGCCCGGCGGTGAGGGGAGCGATGGCGACATCCGCACCTTGACCAGCGGAGGAGTCTTTGAGCAACGGAAGCTCGGCGGGAGCACACCACGAGGCCCCTTCACGGGTGGGCGTGGCTCTTGGCTTGCGGTGGCGCTTGCCGCGGGGGGTCGGCGTCCCAGCGGTGCGGCCTTCCGTTCCATCGTCCCGGGCCTAAGGCGGGACACACTGCCGTGGCGCAACGCCGTGGCGAGTGGCTCCACTCGGCCGTGCAGAGGGGTGGTGCTGTCGTTCTCCAGAACGCCTTCCCACCGTTCGGGCGGATGCGCTCGGGTCGTGACTACGGGCTCTCCGGTGCCATGGGCCCCGGCCCCAGTGGGCTCAGGGGCCCATCAACCTCAGCCTTCTATGCCGAGCATTTCCGCGGGAGCGGGACAGATGC
Coding sequences within:
- a CDS encoding TetR/AcrR family transcriptional regulator — protein: MARPHKPLLSRERIVETAGSLVDAEGVEAVSTRRLAAELGVSGPSLYHHFRTKDEILEAVADSVQAEVDLSMFDERATAHPGDWSWDTALHAWGVAYRATLTAHPHIVPVLAKGPGRRPAGLRVADAVFGAMVRAGWPPAQATSIGALMRYFITGSALGSFALGFVDDQAAYDPADYPHLGQAHLLAERQEQVDERAFETGLRAIIDGLRVQFEATASPRM
- a CDS encoding TetR/AcrR family transcriptional regulator translates to MTAAEEMTCDDVPWGEVSPEAARKLLIAAVEAFAERGYHATTTRDIASRAGMSPAALYIHYKTKEELLHRISRIGHVRALAVLATAGEREGTPPERLADAVSSFVRWHAGRHDTARVVQYELEALSPEHRTEIVELRRRSDAVIRGILRDGVESGEFDVPDVPGTTLAVLSLCIDVARWFNSKGRRTPEEVGELYADLVLRMVSTPQTPPTPAVSGADR
- a CDS encoding DUF998 domain-containing protein, translated to MTHTINAPVLNAPTGNRDRSPSAARRLLAIGASAGPLFLGLGVVQGLTREGFDFSRNAFSQLSLGDLGWVQTASFVLTGLLIAAAALGVRQTLDAGQAARWVPRLLGVFGASFMVNAVFRADAGAGFPVGTPQGPPAAISAQGAVHMASGLVGFLSLCVAFFFLARWFAARQERGWALACRLLPMGVLAGFMGSGVSVVAFTVGAGLGLMGLTAVTLRLALRPRPSNG